Proteins encoded in a region of the Gammaproteobacteria bacterium CG11_big_fil_rev_8_21_14_0_20_46_22 genome:
- the alr gene encoding alanine racemase gives MNSSWVTINLDKSALEHNLSRVKEYAPAAKVLAMIKANAYGHGLIETADALTNADAFGVARLPTAIELRHAGFTQPIVLMAGVLSEDELALALEHELTLVVHTHYQLDLLEQAKASYPLWLKIDTGMGRLGFLPEEFPEALKRAEAITKDLVLFSHLANADQPDHPRNQAQIDLFLALTKDLPYPRSLANSAGLIALPGIHFDWLRPGIMLYGASPLENQSAKSLGLKPAMSLYARVIVIKTLKTGDYVGYGSRYRCDKETTVAVLGVGYGDGLSRVLDEAAHVMILGQVCPIIGRVSMDLITVDITGCNVKIGDAAMFWGEGLDVAEMAASANTIAYEILVHVSPRLAI, from the coding sequence ATGAACAGTTCGTGGGTGACTATTAATCTCGACAAATCTGCATTGGAGCATAACCTAAGTCGAGTTAAAGAGTATGCCCCAGCCGCTAAAGTATTGGCGATGATCAAGGCTAATGCTTATGGCCATGGCCTCATCGAAACCGCTGATGCTTTAACGAATGCCGATGCTTTTGGTGTGGCTCGTTTACCCACGGCCATAGAGCTTCGCCATGCCGGCTTTACTCAGCCCATTGTTTTAATGGCGGGAGTGTTAAGCGAAGACGAACTTGCTCTGGCGCTAGAACATGAGTTGACCTTGGTCGTGCACACGCATTATCAGCTGGATTTACTCGAGCAGGCTAAAGCGTCGTACCCACTGTGGTTGAAGATTGATACAGGCATGGGGCGTTTGGGCTTTTTACCCGAAGAGTTTCCTGAAGCCTTAAAGCGTGCTGAGGCGATCACCAAAGATTTAGTCCTATTTTCTCACTTGGCCAATGCTGATCAACCCGATCATCCTCGCAATCAAGCCCAGATTGATCTTTTTCTTGCTCTGACAAAGGATTTGCCTTATCCGCGAAGCCTTGCAAACTCTGCTGGGTTGATTGCTTTGCCGGGTATTCATTTTGATTGGCTCAGGCCTGGCATTATGCTTTATGGCGCTTCGCCGCTAGAGAATCAATCCGCCAAATCATTGGGTTTAAAGCCTGCTATGTCTTTGTATGCTAGGGTTATAGTGATCAAGACGCTGAAAACAGGCGATTATGTCGGGTATGGGAGTCGTTATCGTTGCGACAAGGAAACGACGGTGGCGGTTTTGGGTGTGGGCTACGGTGATGGATTGTCGCGTGTTTTGGATGAGGCGGCGCATGTCATGATTTTAGGGCAAGTTTGTCCAATTATCGGGCGCGTTTCTATGGACTTGATCACTGTAGACATCACTGGCTGTAATGTGAAAATCGGTGATGCTGCGATGTTTTGGGGCGAGGGCTTGGATGTGGCTGAAATGGCAGCGTCAGCGAACACGATTGCGTATGAGATACTGGTGCATGTTTCACCACGTCTTGCGATCTGA
- a CDS encoding replicative DNA helicase: protein MIQDVTEKQLQSIKTPPHSLEAEQSVLGGVMIDANTWDRVVEHLCAEDFYLAKHRVIFEAMQELTQRERPLDVLTVADLLKAKKQLESAGGESYLFNLANNTPSVANVGAYAEIVRERSVMRQLIMVSGDIANTAYNPQGRASHEVLDEAERKVFAIAEQGPSRGGPQSIKPLLAEAVDRIDTLYHSKNPITGAPTGFTDLDEMTAGLQPSDLIIVAGRPSMGKTTFMMNIGEHVCVKAGLPVLVFSLEMPGHSLATRCLSSLGRIDQHKLRTGRLNDDDWPRISSAMSILSKAPMFIDDTAGLTPSEMRSRSRRVAKDHGQLGLILVDYLQLMTVPGMSDNRTLEVSEISRSLKALAKELKVPIIAGSQLNRSLEQRADKRPVMSDLRESGAIEQDADVIMFLYRDEVYHPETAEKGKAEVIIGKQRNGPIGRVDLTFLGQYTRFENYLNEQFVGDY, encoded by the coding sequence ATGATCCAAGACGTCACTGAAAAACAGCTCCAATCGATCAAGACGCCACCGCATTCATTGGAGGCTGAGCAGTCGGTTCTAGGCGGGGTGATGATTGATGCCAACACCTGGGATCGTGTGGTCGAGCACCTCTGTGCCGAAGACTTTTACTTGGCTAAACACCGCGTTATTTTTGAGGCCATGCAGGAGCTAACTCAGCGTGAGCGCCCGCTCGATGTGCTCACGGTTGCGGATCTATTAAAAGCTAAAAAGCAGCTTGAAAGTGCCGGCGGTGAATCCTATCTCTTTAATCTTGCTAATAATACGCCGAGCGTGGCTAACGTGGGCGCCTATGCGGAAATCGTGCGTGAGCGCTCGGTTATGCGCCAACTTATTATGGTTTCCGGGGATATAGCTAACACCGCATATAACCCTCAAGGGCGTGCCAGCCATGAAGTCCTTGATGAAGCCGAGCGTAAAGTGTTTGCGATTGCCGAGCAAGGCCCCAGCCGCGGTGGTCCACAAAGCATTAAGCCGTTATTGGCCGAGGCGGTTGACCGTATCGATACCCTGTATCATTCGAAGAACCCGATCACGGGGGCCCCAACCGGGTTTACGGATTTAGATGAAATGACAGCCGGTCTTCAGCCGTCCGATTTGATTATTGTCGCCGGCCGACCTTCCATGGGTAAAACCACCTTTATGATGAATATCGGTGAGCATGTTTGTGTGAAGGCGGGCCTGCCAGTGTTGGTCTTCAGTCTTGAGATGCCAGGCCATTCTTTGGCCACGCGTTGCTTGTCTTCACTGGGGCGGATCGATCAGCACAAATTACGCACAGGTCGTTTGAATGATGATGATTGGCCGAGAATTTCTTCGGCCATGAGCATTTTGTCGAAAGCGCCCATGTTTATCGATGATACGGCAGGCTTAACACCATCGGAGATGCGCTCTCGTTCGCGTCGTGTGGCCAAAGATCATGGTCAGTTAGGTTTGATTTTGGTCGACTATTTGCAGCTGATGACGGTGCCAGGCATGTCGGATAACCGCACGCTGGAAGTGTCTGAGATATCGCGCTCATTAAAGGCGTTGGCCAAAGAGTTAAAAGTGCCCATTATTGCAGGCTCCCAGCTTAACCGTAGCTTGGAGCAGCGGGCGGACAAGCGGCCTGTGATGTCAGATTTGCGTGAGTCCGGTGCCATCGAGCAAGACGCGGACGTGATTATGTTTTTATATCGAGACGAAGTGTATCACCCGGAGACGGCTGAAAAAGGCAAGGCTGAGGTGATTATTGGTAAACAACGTAATGGACCAATCGGTAGAGTGGATCTCACTTTCCTTGGCCAGTACACGCGGTTTGAGAATTATTTGAATGAACAGTTCGTGGGTGACTATTAA